Within Cucumis melo cultivar AY chromosome 4, USDA_Cmelo_AY_1.0, whole genome shotgun sequence, the genomic segment TAGCAAATGTTTTTCACTTAATATAGCAATGGCCCACTACTTGTTTTAGAATCCAAGACAAAAAAATCTCCACATTCTTAATTCCACTCCACACTTCTGGGATAAGCATCACCAATACGAATCCTAGTCCTTGGAATCTAAAACCAAAGGACAGAAATTTGAACTTAACAAACCGCCAGGCAAACACATTTGAATATTACATAGTGAATGTAAACCAAAGAGCTCAGCATTCCATGGTATTGCCTTAGAAGCCAtccaaatttagaaaaaaaacataacCAAACGAGTCATTCCTCCTCGTTCAATTACCGATGGCTCAGTTAAGAACACCCCCACTCAATTTCCAATACCACTAacaagtaaaaaatttaattccccatctaaaaacacaaaattaaaaaaaaaaaaaaaaaaaaaaaaaaaaaaaaaaaacccacccCTCATTTTGAATTTTAACAAAGTGCAATGAAAACCTAGCAacaccaaaataaaaaagaaaagaaaagaaaaaaagagtagAGAATAACCTCAATCCGAAGGTCCAGATCCGCACGAGCAGGCAAAGAGTCGGCAAAGCCAGAAATGGGCGATTCGGTCTTAAACTCCTTCCTAGCTCGTTTCCCTTTCCCTTTAATCCCCCATTTAGTTTGGGAAGGTTGAGTTCCAGTTTCTCGAACCGCCAAAACCGCCAAACCAGCAAGAGCCTCCGCCGCCTCAATCTCAACCTTAACCATCTGATCCGCCGCCTTAGCCATAGAAGAGGGcataaaggaagaagaagaagaggaagaagaagaagaggaagaagaagaagaactcaAACCAGAAGAAGTGGTCCCATCGgagcacttggaagaagaagccGCCATGAGAGTGAGAGGAGGAGAACCCATAacagaggagaagaagaaagaagagagtaAGGAGAGAGTGAAAGAGGGAAGAGAGCGCGTGAGGATGATGAGTGAAAACTTGCGCGTCTCCATGAATCAGTGAAAGCCACGTAATCAAATCGGCGCTCGTATAATTGTTACACGTGGCAGTTCCGCCGTACAAGAATTGTAGGCTACGGACCATGGGTTCACTGAAAGCGTCGGTGTGTGGCTACTCCATATAATATCCACGTGGCTTTCTATTTCTTATACAAaggttttaaaagaaaaatcactTCAAATTTGTGTGAATATGTATTTGTGTTTTGGATTACAAAAGTGCTCCCTTTTAGAAGGGTGGCTCTACATGAACAAACACATTAAAGCTGCAACCTCTGCAACGTGGCAACTAAACCACCATAACTCATCTCAACAATTTCTATCACTaccataatatatatatatatatatatatatatatatatatatatatatatatatatatatatatatttgtgtgtGTGTCTATAAAGCGTAAAGTCTTGTAAACGTAAGTAGGaaatttgttaaaattatttaagagtaaaatttctaattttattaaCATAGATGAATATAGCACATTTTTTATTCTATAGATGATTGATAAgaaattttttcataaaaattaaaatattattttaggaaaaatTTAAGTTGTTCTGTGGGAGTTGTTAGAATTTCACTATTTATATAGATAAAAAGTTCGTGGATCCATGATTTAAAGAGTCGCTTTTATGaacttttttttcgatataattattagtcttggtacattttataaatattaaatttagtatttatagttaatttttgttgatttacttaaataatcttttattatttaatcaGTTTTTTATAGTAAAttttggaaatatatatatatttttaaaaccaATCTCCACAAAATTAAGTTTAATGGACTAAATTTGAGATTTAtcaaaattggaaaaaaaagattaaaattaagcATTGAAAAGGAAGAACCATCCATTCATAATATTTTAACcttaaaaatatctttaaattgTGTAATTACTTTAAAAGATACTCTCTAATTTCAAAATTGCAATATTACATTAAACTTTCtcaaatattttaaactttgGTCAGAAGtcatttaaattttcaaataaatataagTATAGCCCCTAGGActgatctataaaataaaataaatcaccTATGCATAACTCAAatgtatatttgaaaatttaaatgcATAAAATAAATCACCTGATCATATCatctataaaataaaagtgTTTATTAAAATGTATATTTACAATTAAAAGATAATGATGTTTGAATCTTCACCCACATCTCATCACATCACATCTTGAGACGTGAAAGAaagtaaaggaaagaaaaacttATGAAGACACTTAAACACACAAACCCTCAGACAAATCCTAAACAAGAATTTATTGCTCAAATAAAGAAGAAGCAGCTCTGATTATACATACTAAGATAGTAAGATGATGCTCCAAAAGTTTACACTAACATTGATCAGTTGACAGAACATAATGAAGATTGAAGCATTACGTTCTTGATTGATTGTAGATTGTTTATATGTAGCCACATAGCACCACAAGGAGGAATGATTTAAGGATACAACTGGTTTCAAAAGTTGGAACTATCATCAGCATTGGAGCTATCATTTGTTGTTGGAGTCGTTGGGGTTGGGAAAGCCGCCATCCTCTTCCAGTCTGGCGGAGTAGGAGGAGTCCTTGGAGATAGGTTAACAAGCTCCAATGCCTGTACTCGTAGCTCAACCGGGTAGTCGGCAACACAACCGATTCTCGGACCTGCTCCAGTTGTCCATTTGAGTGAAAGTTGATGGCCTAACTGATAAGAGTTTACTATCTTCTTTGAGTTAATTCTCTGCAATATCGCTTTCTTCGGTACGTCAGCTCTTGGGCTCTTTAGGCCACCAGATAATGTCCTTTTGTATTCTGTTTTGCCTCCGGCTTGGGAGATCTGAGCTGATTTTGAAGAAATGTCATCTCCCCTAACTTCCTCAATTGTTTTGATGTTAAGTGCTTCTAGTTTGTTCATGAAATCGGCCTTCGTTTGACCTCCTCCGACCGACTTTAAGTCATCGTAGCTTTCAGAATCTTCAGTTGCTCGATGTAcctgaagaagaagagaacatAACAGAACTTAAAGGACTTCATTTATCATGTAGAACTAGGAGTAGTATGTCAGCTTGTTTTGCTGTTCCATAGAAGTTAAAGTAGGTGGTTTGTATGTACCTCAACATCCTTAAGAACCACACCGTTTTCCTCAAGGAACTTCAAGAAGATGTCGAGATGGTCATCGGTAGGCTTGTAATGTCCACTATATGCCGAGATGGCCTGAAAATATCAAAGCCATCAGAGAACGAAAAAGTCTAGTTAAGCCAATACTACCAACCCCAACGGCCTTTGATTCAATCAAATTTTTTCATTAAAATGTTGATCGTCACACGTACCTTAAGAACTCCATCTTCTACCTCTAGCCTCCCAGCAGCCAATGTGGCTCCTCCTGCCAAGAAACTTGAGTGGTGGAAAGctcctttctttttctgaaACATGACGACAGTGAATCGGTTACTATGGTATACCGTATACGGTTGAAATGGAATTGTGCCTTAGGTAACTAAATAAGTAGAACCAGAAGAGTATAATAATGAGGACTACGTTTCAAGGTTGCATCCTTACCTCACCAGCATAAAGCCTCTTAAAAGTGCTCATTACAAATATCCACTTCGTTCCTTTTGGTCCTCTCTTTGTATCAAGAAAAGTTCCACTTTGTTTATGGACAATTTTCCCATCGACAACAACGTATTCATAGTGTTCTCGCTCTTGCTAATATTGACAAGTGAAAAGAGCACCACGAAAGAAAGCATGTTAGGATGAAATTTAAACTGGGTTGGAAACTTTATAGACTGTGCATCAAAAATCGAAATCATTTTTTGTCAAAATGGGTTTCGACTTGAGACTGCTTCAAATATGAATCAATAGGCGACATACAGGTCCAAGATACTTGATGGTTTGCTGCCGAAGTTTCGATCTTGGGCATTCTTTAAGGTCAACATCTTTTCCTTCTCCAACATCAAGCCTACAATGTTTGAATAGCAAAAAAAAGTTCAGATAAGTAGTGAGGATCTGAAGAAACTCCTCCTGCCGATGAGACATAAATTTAAGTTCATTAGAAGTAAATCACGATAAATCAAAGTGAGCCTAGTTCAACCGTAATTGTACGATGAATGAAAATCATACATTACTCACTATGAGGCAATTAAGATAAGGTGTTAAAA encodes:
- the LOC103486591 gene encoding IQ domain-containing protein IQM3, giving the protein MEVHSQPLSTSLNHTSFPYSLKSSAIYDPPSQNHQSSSSGDSPVIGTSESDAFQMPFSSDGDPLPTQMINRDGGDDVNTALRLSAVKLQKVYRSYRTRRLLADSAVVAEELWWFALDYARLNHSTISFFNYKPETAASRWNRITMNASKVGKGLSKDAKAQKLAFQHWIEAIDPRHRYGHSLHLYYEEWCKAKAGQPFFYWLDVGEGKDVDLKECPRSKLRQQTIKYLGPQEREHYEYVVVDGKIVHKQSGTFLDTKRGPKGTKWIFVMSTFKRLYAGEKKKGAFHHSSFLAGGATLAAGRLEVEDGVLKAISAYSGHYKPTDDHLDIFLKFLEENGVVLKDVEVHRATEDSESYDDLKSVGGGQTKADFMNKLEALNIKTIEEVRGDDISSKSAQISQAGGKTEYKRTLSGGLKSPRADVPKKAILQRINSKKIVNSYQLGHQLSLKWTTGAGPRIGCVADYPVELRVQALELVNLSPRTPPTPPDWKRMAAFPTPTTPTTNDSSNADDSSNF